The DNA region CCCGCGTCAACTACGCCTCGAACCTAGCGCACAtccacggcctcgaggccatggtctcgtttgccgccgagggcgccatgtccgtggcgggcggcaacTGGCGCATCTTTGACAAGATGGtgctcgccagcggcgccgccgtgctccgCAACGCGACggtcgcctccatcgcctttgccaagggcggcggcgacgacgacgacgcccaaaAGTACGTCGTTTCCACCAGGGACACGGGCgagccgtcggccgaggcgcgggagCTGCCCACGGCGTTTGAcaacgtcatcatcgcctcgccctggcAGTTTAGCAGCATTGATGCGGCCAAGGGCGTCCTCAAGCACCGCATCGACGAGATTCCCTACATGAAGCTCCACGTGACGCTGTTCGCGTCGCCGTTcaagctgcgcgccgagcacTTCAAGCTCAAGCCCGGCAGCAGGGCGCCCAGCAACGTCTACACGACGCTCgcgccgggcgaggacgcggggCAGGGCCcggacggcgtcggcaggACGGGCTTCTACTCCATCAGCACcctccgccgcgtcgtcaacCCCAagacgcgccggcgcgagTACGTCTACAAAATCTtttccgcctcggccgtgacGCCCGCGTTCCTGTCGagcatcctcggcgcccggGTCCCCGACACGTTCGTCGGGCCGTcgtccgaggccgccgtcgaggccatctcgTGGTTCCGCCCGCACTGGTTCCACTCGTACcccgtcgagctgccgcggGTGACGTTCCAggaccccgtcgtcgggcgcggCCTGTACTACACCTCGGGCGTCGAGAGCTTCATCTCGACCATGGAGACGAGCGCGCTCATGGGCATGAACGTGGCGcgcctcatcgccgacgacgtggcaGGCAAGCGGCGGCCCGAGGCGGAGGGCGAGAAGACCGACGCGCAGGACGAGCTGTGACGAG from Purpureocillium takamizusanense chromosome 3, complete sequence includes:
- a CDS encoding uncharacterized protein (COG:H~EggNog:ENOG503NX6W) gives rise to the protein MWWRYGLAPYRAVRLVNDVVATFLRLYEEPHFPFRSLTQRAFELGLHKVTAVTGEQFLAEKNVGGGFASNIMQAATRVNYASNLAHIHGLEAMVSFAAEGAMSVAGGNWRIFDKMVLASGAAVLRNATVASIAFAKGGGDDDDAQKYVVSTRDTGEPSAEARELPTAFDNVIIASPWQFSSIDAAKGVLKHRIDEIPYMKLHVTLFASPFKLRAEHFKLKPGSRAPSNVYTTLAPGEDAGQGPDGVGRTGFYSISTLRRVVNPKTRRREYVYKIFSASAVTPAFLSSILGARVPDTFVGPSSEAAVEAISWFRPHWFHSYPVELPRVTFQDPVVGRGLYYTSGVESFISTMETSALMGMNVARLIADDVAGKRRPEAEGEKTDAQDEL
- a CDS encoding uncharacterized protein (SECRETED:SignalP(1-17~SECRETED:cutsite=AAA-AT~SECRETED:prob=0.2317)~COG:H~EggNog:ENOG503NX6W) gives rise to the protein MRLSCAGFAGVAALAAAATHQPAVGSRADRVNNVAIIGAGAAGASAAYHLQRYAALEGVPVNITILEKTEHVGGRSVTVNIYDDPALPVEQGASIFVAVNHILYNATERFGLPRSSLRDDEPDDITAIWDGDDIVWQSAAGSSWWWDAARMWWRYGLAPYRAVRLVNDVVATFLRLYEEPHFPFRSLTQRAFELGLHKVTAVTGEQFLAEKNVGGGFASNIMQAATRVNYASNLAHIHGLEAMVSFAAEGAMSVAGGNWRIFDKMVLASGAAVLRNATVASIAFAKGGGDDDDAQKYVVSTRDTGEPSAEARELPTAFDNVIIASPWQFSSIDAAKGVLKHRIDEIPYMKLHVTLFASPFKLRAEHFKLKPGSRAPSNVYTTLAPGEDAGQGPDGVGRTGFYSISTLRRVVNPKTRRREYVYKIFSASAVTPAFLSSILGARVPDTFVGPSSEAAVEAISWFRPHWFHSYPVELPRVTFQDPVVGRGLYYTSGVESFISTMETSALMGMNVARLIADDVAGKRRPEAEGEKTDAQDEL